Sequence from the Spirochaeta lutea genome:
TATTTCTGGTTATCACGATAACGAACCTGCTCCCCAATTGGCCCCAGGGGGGGCAGCCGAGTCCCCTTTTAAAGGAGCCAGGAATCCCCCCGGCGGTGGTTCCCCACGGAGGAGCAAAACTTCTGTATCCCGAGAATACGGTGTTTTCATTTTGGGCGATGAACGATGCGGGCTACGAGGTGTTTGAGATTGATCTGGCTCTCACCCGGGATGGGCAGCTGATTTCCCACCATGATTTAGATATTCAGGGAACCACCGGAATTAGCGGCCGGCGGGTGGACAGTTTTACCTACGATGAGCTATTAGGTTTCAACTTTGGCTCCCAGTTCCAATCTCTTAACGGGGATTTTCCCTACCGAGATTTAAATGCCCAGGGAACCAAGAGAGAACGTGCCATCCTCCAAACCCTCGTTCCAGCCCGACTTGAAGATTTGTTTGTAGCCTTCCCGGATAAACAATTCCTCCTGGAGCTGAAGGATACCGTGCCAGGCAGCGGAGACTCCCAGGCGAAAGCCGCCGCAGCGGAGTTGGTGCGCCTCATTGCCCGATACGGAATGTCCGACAAGGTGACTATTTCAAGCTTTGACGACCAGGTTATTTCTTACCTGACTCAATTCTCCCGGGGGATTCTGCCCCTGCGGGTTGCAGCATCAACCCAGGATTCCGTCATATTTGCCATAATCACCAGTCTGCGGCTCGGTTTCTTTTTGTGGCCAAGCTACGATGCGTTTATGCTCCCCGCTGATTCGGTACTAGAAGGCAGTCTCCGCACCACGTTAGAGAAACTACCCGCATTTATCCGTGACAGTATCGCCCGGTACGACGAAACCCGGGATGTTTGGTACAGCGATCTTGGCCGAGGATCTATTATCCGAACAGCCCACAAATTGGGGAAAGCAGTGTACTATTGGACCGTTAACAGTCCTCAAATTGCTGGAAAACTCACCCAGCTGCATGCAGACGGCATTATTACCGACCGGCCAGATATTATCTCATCGGTGGTCTCAGAAACCCAGCGTCAACAGAACAACACTCGTGACTGATAATCCGTAAACAATCCCCCAGAGAATCTCAGCCAGGGAGTGGCCTACCATCTCGTTTAATACAGCCTCATCCTTCAACTCCAGGGTTGCCCTGAGCCGGTTTAACACCTGAGCATGTTTCTGAACCTCACCACGCAAACGATACGCATCGTAAATAACAATGAGACTGAACACTGCACTGACGGAAAAAGCAGCCGATGCCATTCCGTAGGATTAAGCAACCTTTTTTCTGTAAATTTCTTTAAAAGCAGGGCGATCATTAGACTCGGGTAAGTACCGTTTTTCATTCTGCCATTGATCGTTCTGTTCGATCAGCATGGCCGCCGCAAGGCGAAGCAAACTATCGGCATTAGGGAATACGCCTACGACCTTTGTTCGCCTTTTTATTTCTTTCATTTGACGTTCAGCCAAATTTG
This genomic interval carries:
- a CDS encoding glycerophosphodiester phosphodiesterase family protein; this encodes MRVLIRTWYILSSVFLVITITNLLPNWPQGGQPSPLLKEPGIPPAVVPHGGAKLLYPENTVFSFWAMNDAGYEVFEIDLALTRDGQLISHHDLDIQGTTGISGRRVDSFTYDELLGFNFGSQFQSLNGDFPYRDLNAQGTKRERAILQTLVPARLEDLFVAFPDKQFLLELKDTVPGSGDSQAKAAAAELVRLIARYGMSDKVTISSFDDQVISYLTQFSRGILPLRVAASTQDSVIFAIITSLRLGFFLWPSYDAFMLPADSVLEGSLRTTLEKLPAFIRDSIARYDETRDVWYSDLGRGSIIRTAHKLGKAVYYWTVNSPQIAGKLTQLHADGIITDRPDIISSVVSETQRQQNNTRD
- a CDS encoding divergent PAP2 family protein; protein product: MASAAFSVSAVFSLIVIYDAYRLRGEVQKHAQVLNRLRATLELKDEAVLNEMVGHSLAEILWGIVYGLSVTSVVLLTLGF